In Juglans regia cultivar Chandler chromosome 13, Walnut 2.0, whole genome shotgun sequence, the DNA window tttaattttttttttactaatttaaaaatgGCATCGATTACAGCTGGTTTCTTCGGCGACTCAAAGATGCCGCTTATCCGGCGAGCCATGCAGGCTCTCAGTTGTTGTCAAATGCTCTCTACCTTCCGATCCTCTTCTTAGTCGAATCTCAAGTAAATTTCTGCCTCTCTCACtggtaattttattttgctttgtttttttttttgttaaacatgaTAGTTGTTTTCCTATTCATCTTTTGGTCGTTTGGCTCTGTTCCCTCCTTTCCAGTTTTAGCTGGCAATGCCTGTGATTAAACGTTTGCTTTCTTGCTGAATTGAATGCAACAATAGCAGATTTTATTACCTTTTAGGAATTACAGTTGAGAAGGTTCCGAGTTGTGTCACAATAAGAGGAAGTTTTTGCTGGTTTCTTTATGAGCAGTTTCAGATACGGGTGTCGGAAGCTGCCTGGAGGAGTTTCAGGGCTTGAAGTTTTCAAGACAAAGCATTGGCGACGAAAAGTGGGGTAAGCAGAGTACAGATATTATCTTTATTACACTGTTCAGAAGGTTCAACGAATGCTAACGTTGGCTGTATCCACACCTATTTGTTTCAATTTGTAATGGGAATATTTATGCGCTACCGTTTGACGTGTGGTTTGATTGATGTCTGTCATTCTGACGCAGATGGTATGCTATCTGTAAGAACTACTGGTAAGCTTCATTTTTCTCCGAGTAACTGATTTTCTCCAAACTTTCGGTGCGATGAGAGAGATTGCTTACAATACAGAAGTAATtgatagaaatttaaataaaatagaaaatgagatgaaaatgaggaagagagaatgagagaagaaaCTTTGAGGACTAGATCTTgcttattataaaacaaatgaaTACAAGGCTTAAGCTTCTATTTATAGGGAAATTACAcggagataagataagataatctATAGATAATTACAAATTCAAATATCTTGATAATTATCAAATACCATCTTAATTTgagtttgatttgattttctctTTATCTCTAACAGTAATGGGCAATTTTGAGGCTTCATGATTTTCAAGATTTCCCTggtttcattttatatcattaattatGTGTAGTTGTAATCCCTAGGGGTTagttcaagtggtaaaggccttgggcttgggggtatgctccccctaggtctaaggCTCGGATTcccttaggtgcaaacaatttctaggggccatcggattgagggatttttctcttgaattatccaaggtgcacttgcgggaaactccttgctgagggTTTGTGCACCCCCGAGATTAGTCAGGACGCTGTTCTTGGACactcggtgccaataaaaaaaaattatgtctagTTGTCTATTAAACTTCACTGATCCTGTGGCTGAAATATTTTACTTCTTGAGATTGAGGAAgctagattttattgaaattattgtttatatatacatatatatatatatgtgtgtgtgtgtgtgcgcgcgcgcgcgcgcgcataGTATCCATTTCAGTGTTGGCAGTATTTATTTGGCGGAGATTGCAGGCAAATGTGATAATGAGGTATATCACTATCAGTTAAATCTAAAAGAGAGTGCTTCTGCCAGAAGGCTGACTAGGCTACCTTCAAACCCAAAAAATGGTGTGAAATTCAGGCATGCGGGTTAGCCGAACTCTTGTATCATTGATTtgtagattttctttttgtaattgcTGGATGGCCATTTTTACAGTGGGACTGAAGTAATTCTCTCCATGTTCGAAAGTGCTGATGCGTTGGTGGCAGAGATCAATTGCTTCTTTCAAAAGGTTTGTTGTCCCAGTTCTGCTGattcttttgtttctatttGTGTCGCTAATGCTGGTAAATAAACCTGAGTAACTCGCTTTTGGCTATTATCCCATACTTGGTCATTTGCTTGTCAGCTTATGAATCACTATAGTCGTCTAGAACCAGAAACAAACACTTACGTGGCCTTGCAAGGGACAAAAGAACTTAGGATCATACAGACTCAGAATAAGGGCTGGTAATTAAATTACAGGAAGGATTGAAGATTATAGCAACTTCTTATCAACGATgggttcttgttctttatattCTTGTCTAGTAGTTGGTTTAAGTTTcttgtttgatatatttttagaccGTTGCTAGGATCCTCAGCATTTTGAGTTGATTGGAACACAATTTCTGCTGCTCGAATGATTGATATTACATTGCTTCACAATTAACATTTCTCAACTCACTTTCCATACTTTGTCAACGTCcttgtttaaaattttcttccaGTTTCTCCTTTTTCACCCAAATctgttttctattttatttgcaGATGCTCATGCTAAAGATTCCTGTGAGTTCTACTTACTACCCATGCtttatataataaaagttaCTGTGTTATTACTAATCTCAGTtcaatttgtgaaaaaaaaaaaaaaaaactgaaaggaATTTTTTTACCCTTCTTTTCAAGAGGTCAACTTCTGTCTATGAAACAACGGTTACCTCCAAAACATTGTTGATGCCACTAAAAAACCTTCTCCTACAACTTTTgagcttaattaatttattttatttttgtattgagcCACCACTTTGATTTTCAccaagagaaatgctttgggtcccgaattcgggacccaaaaagTGCCccgaatgagtttttttttttttacttagtgattaaggaagtgttttttaatgatattgtgaatttttttatttttttaaaaatatttatgatgattaaaaaaatacatgaaaaaaaaagaaaagaaaaataaaaaagtgaaatgtgCTGTTCGGAAAGTATATTCGGGACCTTTTTTTGGGAAGTGTAGTGCTGCTCTAATGCAAATTTGTATGACTGTGATGATGACTATGTCGCTATCTCATTGATGATATTCATATTTTCTCCAGAATGTTGCATATGAACTGGTAGTTGAACGTGGGGATGCTCCTGGATCTCAATGTGAACATGTTTTTCTAGCAAATGAGTCCAATCCATTATCTTTCTCAGCCTCAAATCTTGAATGTTTGAAGTCCAGCATTGAAGATTATGTTTTGAAGCATGGATACAAGAAGTGTGGCGCTTGCTTTCCAAGTTTCCAAGTTCATATTAAATTCATGATTGGGtgtctgttttttcttttgggccCAACTTTTTCTATTCAGGAGTTAGTAGGATGAATCATTGTGCTTTGCCAGTTGCATGGTTATATTCTTTGGCAAATACTGCATGCTTATATTCTTTGGTGAATACTGCATGcttaatattgtaaatattaactTCAAAGTCTTTTTGATGCTCTCTCTGTCAATGAACCCTTTGTGTTAGGGAGCATCTCAAGGTTGGGAGTGGGACGGCATATTGCACAGAAGGCCATCAGAATACTGGATGGATGATGGACACCGTGATTGCCATAAGTGAAATATCAGAGCCAATCAGTAGTTGCTTCAGGACTAGCGGTGCTAAAAGTGAGGTTTGTTTAATATCTTCAGCTTTAtactatttcatttcatttaaaataaaaaataaccatcAATGCATTTTGGTAAATGTGAAGTCTCCATGGGAATTGGATCACTTGCATTTGCTTGTCTTGTTGCTGAGAATCACTAAAGCCTACTGTTTGTACTTGCGTTTGTCTGTCTTGTTGCTGAGAATCACTAAAGCCTACTGTTTGTTGCTATAGATCTCAATGACTGATGACTGTATAGATTCATTTGTCACTGGATATGGAAAGTTGCATGATAGTTATATTTGTTAAAATGTTTCTTCTTTTGGCCTGACTTGTTATAGGTGAGTTTTTTAACAGTACttactaattaaatatataatgaaagaAGATGTAGGCATGCTACAATCTAGGACAAGTACACAGGCCTAGAACAAGAGCTGATAGCTTTAATTCAGGGGCCAAGCTCCTAGCAGGAAATAGGTGCTGTTTTTGGATTGAGAGAGCCTAAATAAGTCACCTgctgttattttatttatgtacaAATGTATCAATCTACCAAAATGTTAAATTCCAGGATCGGGGTATGTACAAAGCTCGAAATGTCACTGAGTATTTAGAAAATCAGGCATAAGCATATGAATTACTAGTTTGGGTCTTGCATTGTCATGTAGCGAgttcaattaatatatagattagCAAAGAGATATCATCTTATCAAGTTGGGAGTTTGGTCAGAGTCTTCGCAATCTCTGGTCCCACCTCGATATTGGAAAATTATCGGATTAAAGCCCATTCCTCAGACTTGGACAAGTTGGTTGGCAAGTTATGAAAAATTTccctttgtttattttattttatttattttggcatCTTATTTCTATGCTTAGTATGTTGAGGTGTGCATTTGAGGTGGAGATTTTAGGCTATGCTGCCTATGGTTCAATTAAAGACAATTTCCTCATAAATATCAAATTTACTAAAGCATGTTGTTGAATTAATTAAACTAGTTTGTCGTTGAAAACTTAAACGACTTTGAATTGGGTGAAACCCATATACATTGGCTTCAGTTATGCTATCAAGtatgcttgtttttttttttcctacaatcACTTATGTCATCCTACTGGAATAATTGgttggtttatttatttttgattggCACTGAGTGTTTGGGAACAGTGTCTCGACTAATCCCAAGGGTGcactcggcaaggagtttcccgcaagtgcacctttGGTATGGGACCCACATTggttgggaatgagaagttcttactttttatattgTTCTAAtgaggctctaattgtatcattgattagtcattttggagtataggccatatggcttgggccttccattgaggcgttacaaatggtattagagttTGTCCcaattagaaatatgagatTTGAGCTATGCCACCTATGACAAATGGGCCTGACGTGGACGTTGGGAATGTAGGGGTGGGagattgtaataccccataTTGAATGATAAAATGATAAGGGTTGGTAGTGTATGAGACCCACATTggttgagaatgagaagttcttgctatttatattgtttcaatggggctccaattgtataattgattagtccttttggagtatatgccATGTGGCTTGAGCCTTTAATTGGGACGTTACATGGCATCGCTcgtcaatctttttttttttttttaataaaaaagaagatcCAAGGGTTACAGAAAGTTCTACATTTACATAGTTGGATGAAAATGAGATAGTATATATGACATTACTCTATTCAAAACCATATGCCAATCACTTTCTTAGGaaataaatcttttgatatGCCAAATATTGAAAGTAAGAGTATGGGGAAAGCATTTAAGGACCAATGCAGGTCATCTGCTTAAAGTCTAAGAAAACTATCTTTTATTCTCAGTAACGGTTTTGTTCCTTTTTCTGTTTTAGTTGGTTTTTAATTTGGATGATCTGAATATCTTTGTTTCCaggttatttattttaaagatttttcacCTTGCTCGGTCTCCCAGTCATCTATGAAGGCATTGACTAGCATTGACTGGAGAAGTTTTGGGTTGACCTTGAAAAGCATTGCGAATCAAGGTGGCTATGCATTTTTGGAATGGGAAGGCTTGCCACCAAATACTCGCATAGATATCATCCTCCATTCTTACCATAAGCAATATCCAATACCTATACACTTCGGTCTGTTAACCCTTTCATGTTTTCTGATTGTAGTtccaattatatgtatatgtgtgtatcTTAGTTATTATGTTATGTAcgagtattataatttttattttatatggtaaTACATTGGCAAATCTGGGGTGGGGGCCGCGGCAGCAGGGATCTTGGTCCTTTTTTGGATTGCAAGAATTTCCTCCCAGGCATATATTTTTATGGACTTCATAATCCAAATCAAACaataaagaatgaaaattaaaagtgttTGTCAAATGTAAGCTACTATATGTATCTCTTCCTTGACTTCTCAGTAAGGCCGTAATGCCATCTGCGAAGCAAAAGACTCAACTTGATCGAAATCTCATAAAAAGAGCAGTGAAACTTGCATTGGATGATTTGAAGGAGAAACATGCGGGAGTTCTTCTAAGTGCTCATGCCCTCAAGGTAAATTCCTCTCTTCTCACAAATAGATGACATCTTTAGAATTTCTACTGCAGTGAGCACTCTTTAAGTAAATAATTGTCACTGTTTCGTATGAACTAATATGAAATTGTTCTATGCacttgtgtgtatatatacgtacgtattTACTGTATATACGGTACATACATATGCATAGAATAATGTACATGTATGTATGCAATGCTTTTTGCCATTTGCAGTGAGTACCAATACAATTTATTACTGCAGCAAAAAAATCTGCTGAATGTTTAATGcttggaaagaaaatgatttcGTCGATGTGCACGTTTATGGTAATGATATGGCACTATTTAAAATCCATAAATTCTTGATGTTGTTCCCCAGAGTTAGATATATCTACTGTTAGTATATCAAAAGAAAACTTGCAAAGAGTTTTTTGGGTTAATAGACATGAACAATCTTCGCAAAAATGGTTCGATATTGGCCATTCTCGTTGGTTTAATAAAGAAGTTTTCCCTTAAACCAAATGTACTGCATGATTGTCTCTGTTGTGAGAAAAATgggtatcattttttttttatttgtgattaagGATTCTTATTTAGTAGTTGTCTGTAGATGGCATTTACGATGGACAAATAAGTATCTTATTCATATAATTGTGCTGATCTAGCAACTTGACGTACGCATGTTGGTGAATGGTGAGTAGGTGTTGAACTTAGTTCTCTTCATTCACAGATTCGCAGTTATGCGCCCGATCTCGCAAAAACAATTGCTGGCCTAATTTTGTCTTCCAACGACTCAGGCTTCCAGGGAGAATGCTTTTCTCTTATTGGTTTGCAGTGTCAGGGAGTGGGAGGTGAAATTGTTGAAGACTgtataaagaaaaagattatcTCTGTTATAGAGATGAATGATAGGAAGTCCCACGAAAGAAGCGAAGACGTTGcaccttttctttttgaagatGAGTGCCTCCAGGAGCTAGATTTCCAAGAAGATGAATATGAAGAAGGTGAGGATGCTTTCAGTCCCTTGGATATATAAGCATCTCCCGCATCATGCATTTGTCATATTCCTGATATAATCtgctttaaagaaaaaaaaaaaaaacgtctttgttgattgagctttccATTTGTGGAGGGTGGTCAAAGCAAgttccattttttgttttctaatttctaatttctaattaCAAGGCCTAATAGAAACACTTAACATCAGGAGTGGGCTTTGTGTTTCTGGCCCGTTTGTATATGCGTTTTAGCCAACTGGACCAGCTGATGTTGAAGCCCAGAATACTTTCAATGGGTTTTTTAGAAAGTCCAGCCTGGCTACCAATCGTATATTGGCAGTTGGAAATAGAGCACGGCTATTCTTTATCTTAGATTTGTCATTATGTCTAAGTATACTGATGACATggtttatgtgaattttcttgtcaaatatttaataacaaATCACTTAAAACATGTCTTGAAAAACTGataattttggatgaaaaataatatattttccttgaaagatTATCTATGGTGGGCACCAATGGTTTACAGATTGCTACTTTACGCGCCCTACCCGTCCTCCAACACATTGCCTGAACATGCGCACAGACCACCACAATGTGACCAGCTTGACCTTGAGTTTGTCTAAGTACTTTTGATAGTTTGGTTTGATTCGAAAAGGATTTTCAGGCTGTCGAATGGATTGATTATTCAGGAGGACCATAGTCATCAcgtgatcatatgttttaatcatttctgTCATTTTCGACATTATTTTCCTTCACTTGGTTAAcatcatcaaaataaaataaggaaaaatgtTGACTCTTGCAAAGCTCAAAGATCATGAATTTGCTTAAACTGCATAGTTAGTGAGTATATGTGGtgaatgatatttattattctacATTGTTTGTGAGAAAGAAATTCTgcctctttataataattttaagggGCCCCACTTATAccattaaatagtttttttttcaaatgtcttgaatttcttttgaaatGTTACAATGTATTTTACACATTCACCAACTTATTTTATGAGATGGGCCGCCAAATTATAATAGAGAAATGACATTTGCAATATGTAAATTTTGcgtattcctttttttttttaaaaagggtaaatttgagatttatatgaaaattttaattttttaatggtagattttacattttttccaAAGGAGTGTGTAAGATTTATACACTCTaggattgtatctagcattattcattataatatatttaagtatctctctcttaaaaaaagtaaatgcaCCTACTAATTGtcagtttttattt includes these proteins:
- the LOC109013679 gene encoding type 2 DNA topoisomerase 6 subunit B-like isoform X1 → MEIASANVICLQVSFCDLQEILPFSSSIGFCKHPLVSSATQRCRLSGEPCRLSVVVKCSLPSDPLLSRISISDTGVGSCLEEFQGLKFSRQSIGDEKWDGMLSVRTTGKCDNEVYHYQLNLKESASARRLTRLPSNPKNGVKFSGTEVILSMFESADALVAEINCFFQKMLMLKIPNVAYELVVERGDAPGSQCEHVFLANESNPLSFSASNLECLKSSIEDYVLKHGYKKEHLKVGSGTAYCTEGHQNTGWMMDTVIAISEISEPISSCFRTSGAKSEVIYFKDFSPCSVSQSSMKALTSIDWRSFGLTLKSIANQGGYAFLEWEGLPPNTRIDIILHSYHKQAVMPSAKQKTQLDRNLIKRAVKLALDDLKEKHAGVLLSAHALKIRSYAPDLAKTIAGLILSSNDSGFQGECFSLIGLQCQGVGGEIVEDCIKKKIISVIEMNDRKSHERSEDVAPFLFEDECLQELDFQEDEYEEGVGFVFLARLYMRFSQLDQLMLKPRILSMGFLESPAWLPIVYWQLEIEHGYSLS
- the LOC109013679 gene encoding type 2 DNA topoisomerase 6 subunit B-like isoform X2 is translated as MEIASANVICLQVSFCDLQEILPFSSSIGFCKHPLVSSATQRCRLSGEPCRLSVVVKCSLPSDPLLSRISISDTGVGSCLEEFQGLKFSRQSIGDEKWGKCDNEVYHYQLNLKESASARRLTRLPSNPKNGVKFSGTEVILSMFESADALVAEINCFFQKMLMLKIPNVAYELVVERGDAPGSQCEHVFLANESNPLSFSASNLECLKSSIEDYVLKHGYKKEHLKVGSGTAYCTEGHQNTGWMMDTVIAISEISEPISSCFRTSGAKSEVIYFKDFSPCSVSQSSMKALTSIDWRSFGLTLKSIANQGGYAFLEWEGLPPNTRIDIILHSYHKQAVMPSAKQKTQLDRNLIKRAVKLALDDLKEKHAGVLLSAHALKIRSYAPDLAKTIAGLILSSNDSGFQGECFSLIGLQCQGVGGEIVEDCIKKKIISVIEMNDRKSHERSEDVAPFLFEDECLQELDFQEDEYEEGVGFVFLARLYMRFSQLDQLMLKPRILSMGFLESPAWLPIVYWQLEIEHGYSLS
- the LOC109013679 gene encoding type 2 DNA topoisomerase 6 subunit B-like isoform X4, with translation MSSCLLNFTDPVAEIFYFLRLRKLDFIEIIVYIYIYIYMCVCVCARARAHSIHFSVGSIYLAEIAGKCDNEVYHYQLNLKESASARRLTRLPSNPKNGVKFSGTEVILSMFESADALVAEINCFFQKMLMLKIPNVAYELVVERGDAPGSQCEHVFLANESNPLSFSASNLECLKSSIEDYVLKHGYKKEHLKVGSGTAYCTEGHQNTGWMMDTVIAISEISEPISSCFRTSGAKSEVIYFKDFSPCSVSQSSMKALTSIDWRSFGLTLKSIANQGGYAFLEWEGLPPNTRIDIILHSYHKQAVMPSAKQKTQLDRNLIKRAVKLALDDLKEKHAGVLLSAHALKIRSYAPDLAKTIAGLILSSNDSGFQGECFSLIGLQCQGVGGEIVEDCIKKKIISVIEMNDRKSHERSEDVAPFLFEDECLQELDFQEDEYEEGVGFVFLARLYMRFSQLDQLMLKPRILSMGFLESPAWLPIVYWQLEIEHGYSLS
- the LOC109013679 gene encoding type 2 DNA topoisomerase 6 subunit B-like isoform X3; this translates as MEIASANVICLQLVSSATQRCRLSGEPCRLSVVVKCSLPSDPLLSRISISDTGVGSCLEEFQGLKFSRQSIGDEKWDGMLSVRTTGKCDNEVYHYQLNLKESASARRLTRLPSNPKNGVKFSGTEVILSMFESADALVAEINCFFQKMLMLKIPNVAYELVVERGDAPGSQCEHVFLANESNPLSFSASNLECLKSSIEDYVLKHGYKKEHLKVGSGTAYCTEGHQNTGWMMDTVIAISEISEPISSCFRTSGAKSEVIYFKDFSPCSVSQSSMKALTSIDWRSFGLTLKSIANQGGYAFLEWEGLPPNTRIDIILHSYHKQAVMPSAKQKTQLDRNLIKRAVKLALDDLKEKHAGVLLSAHALKIRSYAPDLAKTIAGLILSSNDSGFQGECFSLIGLQCQGVGGEIVEDCIKKKIISVIEMNDRKSHERSEDVAPFLFEDECLQELDFQEDEYEEGVGFVFLARLYMRFSQLDQLMLKPRILSMGFLESPAWLPIVYWQLEIEHGYSLS
- the LOC109013679 gene encoding type 2 DNA topoisomerase 6 subunit B-like isoform X5 codes for the protein MEIASANVICLQVSFCDLQEILPFSSSIGFCKHPLVSSATQRCRLSGEPCRLSVVVKCSLPSDPLLSRISISDTGVGSCLEEFQGLKFSRQSIGDEKWDGMLSVRTTGKCDNEVYHYQLNLKESASARRLTRLPSNPKNGVKFSGTEVILSMFESADALVAEINCFFQKMLMLKIPNVAYELVVERGDAPGSQCEHVFLANESNPLSFSASNLECLKSSIEDYVLKHGYKKEHLKVGSGTAYCTEGHQNTGWMMDTVIAISEISEPISSCFRTSGAKSEVIYFKDFSPCSVSQSSMKALTSIDWRSFGLTLKSIANQGGYAFLEWEGLPPNTRIDIILHSYHKQAVMPSAKQKTQLDRNLIKRAVKLALDDLKEKHAGVLLSAHALKIRSYAPDLAKTIAGLILSSNDSGFQGECFSLIGLQCQGVGGEIVEDCIKKKIISVIEMNDRKSHERSEDVAPFLFEDECLQELDFQEDEYEEDGRKFCEL
- the LOC109013679 gene encoding type 2 DNA topoisomerase 6 subunit B-like isoform X6 codes for the protein MGIFMRYRLTCGLIDVCHSDADGMLSVRTTGKCDNEVYHYQLNLKESASARRLTRLPSNPKNGVKFSGTEVILSMFESADALVAEINCFFQKMLMLKIPNVAYELVVERGDAPGSQCEHVFLANESNPLSFSASNLECLKSSIEDYVLKHGYKKEHLKVGSGTAYCTEGHQNTGWMMDTVIAISEISEPISSCFRTSGAKSEVIYFKDFSPCSVSQSSMKALTSIDWRSFGLTLKSIANQGGYAFLEWEGLPPNTRIDIILHSYHKQAVMPSAKQKTQLDRNLIKRAVKLALDDLKEKHAGVLLSAHALKIRSYAPDLAKTIAGLILSSNDSGFQGECFSLIGLQCQGVGGEIVEDCIKKKIISVIEMNDRKSHERSEDVAPFLFEDECLQELDFQEDEYEEGVGFVFLARLYMRFSQLDQLMLKPRILSMGFLESPAWLPIVYWQLEIEHGYSLS